From Microcaecilia unicolor chromosome 11, aMicUni1.1, whole genome shotgun sequence, the proteins below share one genomic window:
- the LOC115480879 gene encoding leucine zipper protein 1-like: MTEVTSFKEPSNRHLRFKLQSLSRRLDDLEEATRNLQKAEEEVLDLQDKIIQAEGSNSSMLADVEALRKRVLKIEGKDEEIRKAEELCRQVKVKLEEEESISGQLRSDVVQLQKQMADLEKLEEAFSRSKSDCMQLCISLNEEKNLTKKLSTELELLRVKVKEMESSESRLEKSEQQLASDLEKLKSLTLNFASERKGLLEKEKQSEKLIEELTQKLEQINKSNADDQTRKAHNRLERSSDAFMERNDLRIEDDLIPREGRRKRSFDYLKLPDNETNKVENEKNKNQEDNKIKDLNQEIEKLKIQLKQFEAVEEELEKMQTTNNKLQERYLSEQNKARLLNDQVQELTMHMKKQKDLENGEAEREEILSHEKLRHDRAKNRGTTAESPTAKHTSREMSPQQGRDRLRHREPSDGNPQGTRHSLNTSAANRRAAKSSSLTDAENDVKRTGEKVVLSTKETVSVPPEIKKSREQPSVLSRYPPAAQEQHTQKSWKVSTRLGNKGERTLRTYGDASSSNTVALNGDMGGVIPATKAAEREAQTSHLESLDPSSEKASLRSDDDPSNESGPSSHAAPLSLESSSSCSSAVVESLGSSQRGSFEVRVLRAAGNSEDGELSDIDSQGTNYPSCSRSQKQTLQTAALEEFKGSANYDTCITTQSEQGLKSQVNRRGGMKPKIATKPVDSEKLNTDASSNKVLGNTINSNDEKGNTFAQLEMENKTPSSPRVGLRARGTGRTADFQSDKTESGAEEESERPIKAKSNAMEKEDPSLRLAGKTKRPFSPREALQTKAIIKPAIIEKDIKELMSGAGSDGRSEKGKRSPRTVSNKMTSSIMIYPSEVVTPRTINTENSAREKELSENSDTVTARTSSHERARERNTSENSETVTARITVTENGRGRKTSMYKDSFAVWANTGEKDRGKKTSENSETITSRPSISDSLRETSGNSDAVSARTGIEETARERDTDSTRTTTSESSRERKTSSVIGKTSENSNTVTARTSNGGNTRDQETANISDSLSDRISISERARQRETAENSETVVARTTSTDNPRRRKTPIYSETITTSRTSTGESPRGRKTSTYSDSVTVRTSRAESTRERETVENSDTVTSTGETASERETSENSNTVSARISSGERDRKRPTSENSDTSTRTRIAENVPGRRAPLYSETIISPRTSVVESSRRRDTSENSELATARTNVRDSARGRDMPTYTETVTARTGTGESVRERHTSTSNIRIIPNELPVVTNSINTPFEISINKSDVSLKVSELEKSGDLSPKNKADILISRSSITIKPLDPAENKNNGNQELAENISWKSHSIESDPVEVKSARAESSWRARRALNSLEELDGKVDTSRDSADTASAKWNRPSLLDVEAKPGKTREPYSRRTSAIVHSWNTPELVSRRSKSSLSASEIGTRRSYNPDFLLSSSLLSWDQSRVWEESSDLLYSTRRRRDRERARRLDLAGNRSSPRTALQTDSYPKGTKVEERVRQLNHYLEEK, encoded by the exons ATGACGGAAGTGACGAGTTTCAAGGAGCCTTCAAATCGCCACCTGCGGTTTAAACTGCAGAGCCTCTCTCGACGCCTCGATGATCTGGAAGAAGCTACTAGAAACCTGCAGAAAGCAGAGgaggaggtgctggacctgcaggacAAGATCATCCAAGCAGAAGGCAGCAATTCTAGCATGCTGGCAGACGTAGAGGCCCTAAGGAAGAGGGTGCTGAAGATTGAAGGGAAGGATGAGGAGATCAGGAAAGCAGAAGAACTCTGCAGGCAggtgaaagtgaaactggaagagGAGGAAAGCATCTCCGGACAACTTAGATCTGACGTTGTGCAGCTCCAGAAGCAGATGGCTGACCTGGAGAAACTGGAAGAGGCCTTCAGCAGGAGTAAGAGTGACTGCATGCAGCTTTGTATCAGCCTGAATGAGGAAAAAAACTTAACCAAAAAGCTGTCTACTGAGCTGGAGCTGCTTCGAGTGAAAGTGAAGGAGATGGAGTCATCAGAGAGCAGGTTAGAGAAATCTGAGCAACAGCTGGCAAGTGACTTGGAGAAACTTAAATCTTTAACTTTGAATTTTGCCAGTGAGAGGAAAGGCCTGCTGGAGAAAGAGAAGCAGAGTGAGAAACTAATTGAGGAGCTGACACAGAAGTTAGAGCAAATTAACAAAAGCAATGCAGATGACCAAACAAGGAAGGCGCACAATCGCCTAGAAAGGTCATCAGATGCTTTCATGGAGAGAAATGATCTGAGGATTGAGGACGATTTGATTCCCCGGGAAGGCAGAAGAAAAAGGAGCTTCGATTACCTGAAGCTGCCAGACAATGAAACCAACAAAGTTGAAAATGAGAAGAATAAGAATCAGGAGGATAATAAAATCAAAGATCTTAATCAAGAAATTGAGAAACTCAAAATTCAGCTCAAGCAATTTGAAGCAGTGGaagaggagctggagaaaatgCAGACCACAAATAACAAGCTACAAGAGAGGTATTTGAGCGAACAGAATAAAGCAAGACTGTTAAATGACCAGGTTCAAGAGTTAACGATGCACATGAAGAAGCAGAAAGATCTGGAAAATGGCGAGGCCGAACGTGAGGAAATCCTCTCACACGAGAAGCTTCGACATGACCGAGCCAAGAACAGAGGCACTACTGCTGAATCTCCTACTGCAAAGCATACATCTCGAGAGATGTCACCCCAGCAGGGGCGGGATCGGCTCCGACACAGGGAGCCATCAGATGGTAATCCCCAGGGCACCAGGCATTCCTTGAACACCAGTGCTGCTAACAGGAGGGCAGCAAAATCGTCCTCTCTCACAGATGCAGAAAATGATGTAAAAAGAACAGGAGAGAAAGTGGTATTGTCCACTAAAGAGACGGTCTCCGTGCCACCTGAGATAAAGAAATCCAGAGAACAACCATCAGTGCTAAGCCGTTACCCGCCTGCAGCCCAGGAGCAGCACACTCAGAAATCCTGGAAGGTATCTACTAGATTGGGTAATAAAGGGGAAAGAACATTAAGGACCTATGGGGATGCTTCGTCCAGTAATACTGTTGCACTTAATGGCGACATGGGTGGGGTAATACCTGCTACAAAGGCAGCTGAAAGAGAGGCCCAGACAAGTCATTTAGAGAGTCTTGATCCCTCTTCGGAGAAGGCTTCTCTCAGAAGCGATGATGATCCCTCCAATGAATCAGGTCCGTCTTCTCACGCAGCCCCTCTGAGTTTGGAAAGCAGTTCTAGCTGTTCTTCAGCCGTGGTGGAGTCTTTGGGTTCATCTCAGAGAGGCTCTTTCGAAGTGAGAGTTCTCAGGGCAGCAGGGAATTCCGAAGATGGGGAGCTGTCAGACATTGACTCTCAGGGGACAAACTATCCAAGTTGTTCAAGGTCTCAAAAGCAGACCTTGCAGACAGCAGCACTAGAGGAGTTCAAAGGTTCGGCAAATTATGACACCTGCATCACCACTCAATCAGAACAAGGTCTGAAGTCACAAGTCAACAGGAGGGGTGGTATGAAGCCAAAAATAGCCACCAAACCAGTTGACAGTGAAAAACTTAATACCGATGCTTCATCTAACAAAGTCCTGGGTAACACTATAAACTCAAACGACGAGAAAGGAAATACTTTTGCTCAACtagaaatggagaacaaaacacCATCCAGCCCCAGGGTAGGCTTAAGggccagagggacaggaaggaCTGCTGACTTTCAAAGTGATAAAACAGAAAGCGGAGCAGAGGAAGAATCGGAAAGACCTATAAAAGCAAAATCAAATGCCATGGAAAAAGAAGACCCTTCTCTTCGGCTCGCAGGGAAGACAAAAAGACCTTTTAGTCCCAGGGAAGCCTTGCAGACCAAAGCCATCATTAAACCagctattattgaaaaagatataaaagaattaaTGAGTGGGGCTGGATCTGATGGGCGGTCAGAAAAAGGAAAGCGCTCGCCCAGAACTGTGTCTAACAAAATGACAAGCAGCATCATGATCTATCCATCAGAAGTTGTTACTCCAAGGACCATCAATACTGAGAACAGTGCCAGAGAGAAAGAGTTGTCTGAAAACTCAGACACGGTCACCGCGAGGACCAGCAGTCACGAGAGAGCCAGAGAAAGGAACACCTCTGAAAACTCAGAGACTGTCACTGCCCGGATCACTGTAACTGAGAATGGCAGAGGAAGAAAGACCTCTATGTACAAAGACTCATTCGCTGTATGGGCCAACACTGGTgaaaaagacagaggaaagaaaACCTCTGAAAACTCAGAGACTATCACCTCAAGGCCCAGCATAAGTGATAGCCTCAGAGAGACTTCTGGAAACTCAGACGCTGTTTCTGCAAGGACCGGCATTGAAGAGACAGCCAGAGAAAGAGACACTGACTCTACAAGGACTACCACAAGTGAAAGCAGCAGGGAAAGAAAGACCTCTTCTGTGATTGGAAAGACCTCTGAAAACTCAAACACTGTTACTGCAAGGACCAGCAATGGTGGGAACACCAGAGACCAAGAGACTGCCAACATATCAGACAGTCTCTCCGATAGGATTAGCATTAGTGAGAGAGCCAGGCAAAGAGAGACTGCTGAAAACTCAGAGACTGTTGTTGCAAGGACCACATCAACTGATAATCCCAGAAGAAGAAAGACCCCTATCTACTCAGAAACCATTACTACATCAAGGACCAGTACGGGTGAGAGCCCCAGAGGAAGAAAAACCTCTACGTACTCTGACTCAGTCACTgtgaggaccagcagagctgaaagcaccagagagagagagactgtggaaAACTCGGACACTGTGACCAGCACCGGTGAAACAGCCAGCGAAAGAGAGACTTCTGAAAATTCTAACACTGTCTCTGCAAGGATTAGCtctggagagagagacagaaaaagacctacctCCGAAAATTCAGACACGTCTACAAGGACCAGGATAGCCGAGAACGTCCCAGGAAGAAGAGCTCCATTGTACTCGGAAACAATTATTTCTCCGCGGACTAGTGTGGTTGAGAGTTCTAGAAGAAGAGACACCTCTGAAAACTCAGAGCTTGCCACTGCAAGAACAAACGTGCGTGATAGTGCCAGAGGAAGAGACATGCCCACATACACAGAAACTGTTACAGCAAGAACCGGCACCGGTGAGAGCGTCAGAGAGAGACATACTTCTACAAGTAATATCAGAATAATTCCAAATGAGTTACCGGTGGTGACAAACAGTATTAACACACCTTTTGAGATCTCTATTAATAAAAGCGATGTTAGCTTAAAAGTTTCTGAGCTAGAAAAGTCAGGGGACTTAAGCCCTAAGAACAAGGCTGACATTTTAATCTCCAGAAGCAGTATTACAATAAAGCCTCTGGACCCTGCTGAGAATAAGAACAATGGTAACCAGGAGCTTGCGGAGAACATTAGCTGGAAAAGCCATTCTATAGAATCGGACCCTGTGGAAGTGAAAAGTGCCCGAGCCGAAAGCTCCTGGCGGGCACGGCGCGCCTTAAATTCTTTAGAAGAGCTTGATGGCAAAGTCGATACAAGCAGGGATTCTGCCGACACAGCCTCGGCAAAGTGGAATCGGCCATCTCTGTTGGACGTAGAGGCAAAGCCAGGGAAGACACGAGAACCGTATTCTAGAAGGACCAGTGCTATAGTTCATTCCTGGAACACTCCAGAATTAGTTTCCAGAAGGAGCAAAAGCAGCCTGAGTGCTTCGGAGATCGGGACTCGGAGGAGCTATAACCCTGACTTTCTACTCTCCTCATCTCTGCTTTCGTGGGATCAAAGTCGAGTCTGG GAGGAGAGCTCAGACCTGTTATACAGCACCAGAAGGAGACGCGACAGAGAACGGGCTCGGAGGCTGGACCTTGCAGGGAACAGATCGTCCCCCAGAACTGCACTCCAGACAGATTCCTATCCAAAGGGCACCAAGGTGGAGGAGAGGGTGCGGCAGCTCAACCATTATCTGGAGGAGAAATAA